A stretch of the Comamonas testosteroni TK102 genome encodes the following:
- the mreD gene encoding rod shape-determining protein MreD encodes MIMPRGQQLLLPVNPLFIVVTLVIGLAINMLPLGRIVWLPDMLMLLLAFWSLNQPQRVGLGIAFALGLVMDVDRASLLGQHALAYTLLVFVTGWMSRRLLWFSSPVQALHLLPVFAAAHGIQVLLRVATGGIFPGLEFLIAPAIETLLWPVVSVLLLAPQRRAPDSDENRPL; translated from the coding sequence ATGATCATGCCGCGCGGCCAGCAGCTGTTGCTGCCGGTCAACCCTCTGTTCATCGTCGTCACCCTGGTGATCGGACTGGCCATCAATATGCTGCCGCTGGGCCGCATCGTCTGGCTGCCGGACATGCTCATGTTGCTGCTGGCCTTCTGGAGTCTGAACCAGCCGCAGCGCGTGGGCCTGGGCATTGCTTTTGCGCTGGGTCTGGTCATGGATGTGGACCGGGCCTCGCTGCTGGGCCAGCATGCACTGGCCTACACCTTGCTGGTCTTCGTGACGGGCTGGATGAGTCGTCGTCTGCTCTGGTTCTCGAGCCCCGTGCAGGCTCTGCACCTGCTGCCGGTGTTTGCTGCAGCGCATGGCATCCAGGTGCTGCTGCGCGTTGCGACGGGCGGCATTTTTCCCGGCCTGGAGTTTCTGATCGCTCCGGCGATCGAGACCTTGCTGTGGCCGGTGGTCAGCGTGCTGCTGCTGGCGCCGCAGCGCCGCGCGCCCGACAGCGATGAAAACCGCCCTCTGTGA
- the mrdA gene encoding penicillin-binding protein 2: MMEIRNTEVELQRFRMRAVVMGCVVFLAFCLLVWRLLVLQVERHEEFAERAESNRTAVVPIVPNRGQILDRNGVVLATNYSAYTLEITRSKVEDLDETIDGLSEVMEITPRDRRKFKRLMDDSKSFESIPIRSRLTDEEVAKFAAQRYRFPGVDIKARLFRTYPLKEAGSHLIGYIGRINQREKEEIDDSDDAANYRGTEVMGKLGAEKSYELQLHGQTGWEEMETSAGGHAVRRLGSRPATPGHSLQLSVDIKLQKMVEELYGNRRGVAIAMDPRNGEVLAMVSKPTYDPNLFVDGIDQESWKALNESLDRPLLNRSMRGTYPVGSTYKPFMGLAGIETGKRTPGTVIQDGGSWTFGGHTFRSGHALGPVDLARAIQHSSNVYFYTLANEMGVDAIHDFMKPLGFGQITGIDLPGEVRGVLPSKEWKRKTYKRAAQQQWFAGETISLGIGQGYNNFTILQLSHALATLVNNGMSFTPHVGKELIDSVTGTRTAIVQPAPVNLGFKQSNVDAVKRGMVGVVTGGTGRGVFGSASYLSGGKTGTAQAVSVGQKEKYNAARLAEYQRDHSLYIAYGPAEAPKIAVAVIVENAGFGAAAAAPIARRILDYWLVGNYPSEADIAAVRQGKAGAPIGTPRRVEDISVLSDDETAP; the protein is encoded by the coding sequence ATGATGGAGATTCGTAACACCGAAGTCGAGCTGCAGCGCTTTCGCATGCGCGCGGTCGTCATGGGCTGCGTGGTGTTCCTGGCGTTCTGTCTGCTGGTCTGGCGCCTGCTGGTGCTGCAGGTGGAGCGCCATGAGGAGTTTGCCGAGCGTGCCGAGAGCAACCGCACGGCGGTGGTGCCGATCGTGCCCAATCGCGGCCAGATCCTGGACCGCAACGGCGTGGTGCTGGCCACCAATTACTCGGCCTACACATTGGAGATCACGCGCTCCAAGGTCGAGGATCTGGACGAGACCATCGACGGGCTGTCCGAGGTCATGGAGATCACGCCGCGCGACCGTCGCAAGTTCAAGCGGCTCATGGATGACTCCAAGAGCTTTGAGTCCATTCCGATCCGCTCGCGCCTGACGGACGAGGAAGTCGCCAAGTTCGCGGCCCAGCGCTATCGCTTTCCGGGTGTGGACATCAAGGCGCGGCTGTTTCGCACCTACCCGCTCAAGGAAGCCGGCAGCCATTTGATCGGATACATCGGTCGTATCAATCAAAGGGAAAAGGAAGAGATCGACGACTCCGATGATGCTGCCAACTACCGGGGCACCGAGGTCATGGGCAAGCTGGGCGCCGAGAAGAGCTATGAGCTGCAGCTGCACGGCCAGACCGGCTGGGAGGAAATGGAAACCTCGGCTGGCGGTCATGCCGTGCGTCGTCTGGGCAGTCGCCCCGCCACGCCGGGCCACAGCCTGCAACTGTCGGTGGACATCAAGCTGCAGAAGATGGTGGAAGAGCTCTACGGCAACCGCCGCGGCGTGGCTATCGCCATGGACCCGCGCAATGGCGAGGTGCTGGCCATGGTCAGCAAGCCGACCTACGACCCGAACTTGTTTGTCGACGGTATCGACCAGGAGAGCTGGAAGGCGCTCAACGAATCGCTGGATCGCCCCTTGCTCAACCGCTCCATGCGCGGCACCTATCCCGTGGGCTCGACCTACAAGCCCTTTATGGGCCTTGCGGGCATAGAGACCGGCAAGCGCACGCCGGGCACGGTGATTCAGGACGGCGGCTCCTGGACTTTTGGCGGCCACACCTTCCGCTCCGGCCACGCGCTGGGGCCGGTGGATCTGGCGCGCGCCATCCAGCATTCCAGCAATGTCTATTTCTACACGCTGGCCAACGAGATGGGCGTGGATGCGATTCACGACTTCATGAAGCCGCTGGGCTTTGGCCAGATCACCGGTATCGACCTGCCCGGCGAGGTGCGCGGCGTGCTGCCCAGCAAGGAGTGGAAGCGCAAGACCTACAAGCGCGCCGCGCAGCAGCAATGGTTCGCGGGCGAGACGATTTCCCTGGGCATCGGCCAGGGCTACAACAACTTCACCATCCTCCAGCTCTCGCATGCGCTGGCCACCCTGGTCAACAACGGCATGAGCTTCACGCCCCATGTGGGCAAGGAGCTGATCGACTCGGTCACCGGCACGCGCACGGCCATTGTCCAGCCGGCGCCCGTCAATCTGGGCTTCAAGCAGAGCAATGTCGATGCCGTCAAGCGCGGCATGGTGGGGGTGGTGACCGGCGGCACGGGGCGCGGCGTCTTCGGCAGTGCCAGCTATCTGTCGGGCGGCAAGACCGGCACGGCCCAGGCCGTGAGCGTGGGCCAGAAGGAAAAGTACAACGCCGCGCGTCTGGCCGAGTACCAGCGCGACCACTCGCTCTATATCGCCTACGGTCCCGCCGAAGCGCCCAAGATTGCCGTGGCCGTGATCGTGGAGAACGCCGGCTTCGGTGCGGCGGCTGCCGCGCCTATCGCGCGCCGCATCCTGGACTACTGGCTGGTGGGCAACTACCCCAGCGAGGCCGATATCGCTGCCGTGCGCCAGGGTAAGGCGGGCGCACCGATTGGCACGCCGCGCCGTGTTGAAGATATCTCGGTGCTGTCCGACGACGAAACAGCACCCTGA
- a CDS encoding sulfite exporter TauE/SafE family protein, giving the protein MEWILVSLASALAGFVDAIVGGGGLILVPAMFAAFPTTTPATLFGTNKSAAVWGTAISAWQFSKRVHITWATLLPAIGTTLVGAFLGAWAVTLISPDFLRKLLPFILLGVLGYTLAKKELGRDHEPRLAGRTEMLTACAIGLLIGFYDGFFGPGTGSFFVFLFVRLLGYDFLNASANAKLLNLASNAAALLLFTLKGHVWWHFAIPLAVANVLGSMLGTWMALRHGTGFVRAIFIGVVSLLILKTAYDAFLR; this is encoded by the coding sequence ATGGAATGGATTCTTGTTTCCCTCGCCTCGGCCCTGGCCGGGTTTGTTGACGCCATCGTGGGAGGCGGCGGACTGATTCTGGTGCCAGCCATGTTTGCGGCCTTCCCCACCACCACGCCCGCCACGCTGTTTGGCACCAACAAGAGTGCCGCCGTCTGGGGCACGGCCATTTCCGCCTGGCAGTTCAGCAAGCGCGTGCATATCACCTGGGCCACGCTGCTGCCCGCCATCGGCACGACGCTGGTGGGCGCTTTTCTCGGCGCCTGGGCCGTCACGCTGATCTCTCCCGATTTTCTGCGCAAGCTGCTGCCCTTCATCCTGCTGGGCGTGCTGGGCTACACCCTGGCCAAAAAAGAGCTGGGCCGTGACCACGAGCCGCGCCTGGCGGGCCGTACCGAGATGTTGACCGCCTGCGCCATCGGCCTGCTGATCGGTTTCTACGACGGCTTCTTCGGCCCGGGCACGGGCAGCTTTTTCGTGTTCCTGTTCGTGCGCCTGCTGGGCTATGACTTCCTCAACGCTTCGGCCAACGCCAAGCTGCTGAATCTGGCCTCCAACGCTGCGGCACTGCTGCTGTTCACGCTCAAGGGCCATGTCTGGTGGCACTTTGCCATCCCGCTGGCCGTGGCCAATGTGCTGGGCAGCATGCTGGGCACCTGGATGGCCTTGCGCCACGGCACGGGCTTTGTGCGCGCGATTTTCATCGGCGTGGTCAGCCTGCTGATTCTGAAAACAGCTTATGACGCTTTTCTGCGTTAA
- a CDS encoding GMC family oxidoreductase, with amino-acid sequence MSDTQFDYIVIGGGTAGSLLCNRLTRNKNHRVLLIEAGGKDDYHWIHIPVGYLYCIGNPRTDWLYQTEPDPGLNGRSLRYPRGKTLGGCSSINGMIYMRGQARDYEQWAQLTGDDTWRWEQVLPAFRQHEDHWRLDAGGSASEEFKRLHGSRSTGGSGEWRVEKQRLRWDILDAFAQAAQQAGIPATDDFNRGCNEGVGYFEVNQKSGLRWNTAKAFLRPTCYGRPNFEMWTRAQVRRLILEDLPDGSQRCTGAEVWTGDGMVTVQAGCEVLLCAGAVNSPHILQLSGIGPGELLQRHGVAVRRDLPGVGANLQDHLQIRSVYKVHNAKTLNTMAGSLWGKAAIALEYALRRSGPMSMAPSQLGAFTRSDPAQAHPNLEYHVQPLSLDAFGEPLHDFAAFTASVCNLNPSSRGTVQLQGADFRQAPAIAPNYLSTAEDQQVAADSLRVTRRIVSQPALAPFQPEEFKPGLQYQSDEDLARLAGDIATTIFHPVGTTKMGRTDDPMAVLDSRFRVRGVQGLRVVDAGAMPSITSGNTNSPTLMMAEKAAEWIRTAA; translated from the coding sequence ATGAGTGACACCCAGTTCGACTACATCGTCATCGGCGGCGGCACAGCAGGTTCGCTGCTGTGCAACCGTCTCACCCGCAACAAGAATCACCGGGTTCTGCTGATCGAAGCCGGCGGCAAGGATGATTACCACTGGATCCACATCCCCGTCGGCTATCTCTATTGCATAGGCAACCCGCGCACCGACTGGCTCTATCAGACCGAACCCGACCCCGGCCTCAACGGCCGCAGCCTGCGCTACCCGCGCGGCAAGACCCTGGGCGGCTGCTCCAGCATCAACGGCATGATCTATATGCGCGGCCAGGCCCGCGACTACGAGCAATGGGCGCAGCTGACCGGCGACGACACCTGGCGCTGGGAACAGGTGCTGCCGGCCTTCCGACAGCACGAAGACCATTGGCGTCTCGACGCCGGAGGCAGCGCCAGCGAGGAGTTCAAACGCCTGCACGGCAGCAGGAGCACCGGCGGCAGCGGCGAATGGCGGGTGGAAAAGCAGCGCTTGCGCTGGGACATACTCGATGCCTTCGCCCAGGCTGCGCAGCAGGCCGGCATCCCGGCCACCGACGATTTCAACCGCGGCTGCAACGAAGGCGTGGGCTACTTCGAGGTCAACCAGAAATCAGGCCTGCGCTGGAATACGGCCAAGGCCTTTCTGCGCCCTACCTGCTATGGCCGCCCCAACTTCGAGATGTGGACCCGCGCCCAGGTGCGGCGCCTGATTCTGGAAGATCTGCCGGACGGCAGCCAGCGCTGCACCGGCGCCGAAGTCTGGACCGGCGATGGGATGGTGACCGTGCAGGCCGGGTGCGAGGTGCTGCTTTGCGCGGGCGCGGTGAACTCACCGCATATCCTGCAGTTGTCGGGCATAGGCCCCGGCGAGCTGCTGCAGCGCCATGGCGTGGCCGTGCGCCGCGACCTGCCCGGCGTGGGCGCCAATCTGCAGGACCACCTGCAAATTCGTTCGGTCTACAAGGTGCACAACGCCAAGACGCTCAACACCATGGCCGGCAGTCTCTGGGGCAAGGCGGCCATCGCCCTCGAATACGCGCTGCGGCGCAGCGGCCCCATGAGCATGGCGCCCTCGCAGCTCGGAGCCTTCACGCGCAGCGACCCGGCACAGGCCCACCCCAATCTCGAATATCACGTGCAGCCCCTGTCGCTGGACGCCTTCGGCGAGCCGCTGCATGACTTCGCCGCCTTCACCGCCAGCGTCTGCAATCTCAACCCCAGCAGCCGCGGCACGGTGCAGTTGCAGGGCGCCGACTTCCGCCAGGCTCCTGCCATCGCGCCCAACTACCTCTCCACGGCCGAAGACCAGCAGGTGGCTGCCGACAGTCTGCGCGTCACGCGCCGCATCGTCAGCCAGCCCGCGCTTGCGCCCTTCCAGCCCGAGGAGTTCAAGCCCGGGCTGCAATATCAGAGCGACGAGGACCTGGCACGCCTAGCCGGGGATATTGCCACCACCATCTTCCATCCCGTGGGCACGACCAAGATGGGACGTACCGACGACCCGATGGCGGTGCTGGACAGCCGCTTCAGGGTGCGCGGCGTGCAGGGCCTGCGCGTGGTCGATGCTGGCGCCATGCCCTCCATCACCAGCGGCAACACCAACAGCCCGACGCTGATGATGGCCGAGAAGGCTGCGGAGTGGATTCGCACTGCCGCCTGA
- a CDS encoding MlaE family ABC transporter permease, which translates to MPSSDQLPQCPLQSRDGQQWAVPVGRWSAAELGDRHIWRRLAPQIRAVPKGVAWDLQQMVWLDHIGAQLLWEQWGRTWPARLLTTKNQRSMLERVARFSEVPEAKPEPSGWMCEVNRLGQMVIDACGHFSNLIQLVGQLLLDCLRLLRNPFRGPWRDISGHLYATGATALPITALVGFLIGVVLAYLMALQLRQFGAESFIVNILGISLIRELGPLLAAILVAGRSGSAITAQIGVMRVTEELDAMQVMGISQGYRLVLPRALALAVSMPLVALWTILAALAGGMVAADLTMDITPSYFIQSLPAAVKIGNLVLAMGKSVVFGVLIALIGCHWGLKVEPNTQSLGRGTTAAVVSSITMVIIVDAIFAILFRNVGF; encoded by the coding sequence TTGCCCAGCTCAGACCAACTACCTCAATGCCCGCTGCAGTCCCGCGATGGTCAGCAATGGGCCGTGCCTGTGGGCCGCTGGAGTGCTGCCGAGCTGGGCGATCGCCATATCTGGCGTCGGCTGGCGCCACAGATCAGGGCGGTTCCCAAGGGCGTGGCCTGGGATTTGCAGCAAATGGTCTGGTTGGACCATATCGGCGCGCAGCTGCTGTGGGAGCAATGGGGCAGGACCTGGCCGGCCCGGCTGCTGACGACCAAGAATCAGCGTTCCATGCTGGAGCGTGTGGCCAGGTTCAGCGAAGTGCCCGAGGCCAAGCCCGAGCCCTCGGGATGGATGTGCGAGGTCAATCGACTGGGTCAGATGGTGATCGACGCCTGCGGGCACTTTTCCAACTTGATTCAACTGGTCGGTCAGTTGCTGCTGGACTGTCTGCGCCTGCTGCGCAATCCGTTTCGTGGCCCCTGGCGCGATATTTCGGGCCACCTCTATGCGACGGGGGCGACAGCCTTGCCGATCACGGCACTGGTCGGCTTTCTGATCGGCGTGGTGCTGGCCTATCTGATGGCGCTGCAGCTGCGCCAGTTCGGGGCCGAGTCCTTTATCGTCAATATTCTGGGCATTTCGCTGATCCGCGAGTTGGGGCCGCTGCTGGCGGCGATTCTGGTGGCAGGACGCAGCGGCTCGGCCATTACGGCACAGATCGGCGTGATGCGCGTGACCGAAGAACTCGATGCCATGCAGGTCATGGGCATCTCCCAGGGCTACCGGCTGGTGCTGCCGCGTGCGCTGGCGCTGGCCGTGTCCATGCCGCTGGTGGCTTTGTGGACCATTTTGGCGGCACTCGCCGGCGGCATGGTCGCGGCGGACCTGACCATGGACATCACGCCGTCTTACTTCATTCAAAGCCTGCCTGCGGCCGTGAAGATCGGCAATCTGGTGCTGGCCATGGGCAAGTCCGTGGTGTTTGGCGTGCTGATTGCCCTGATCGGCTGCCACTGGGGCCTGAAGGTAGAGCCCAATACCCAGAGCCTGGGGCGCGGCACCACGGCGGCGGTGGTGTCCTCCATCACCATGGTCATCATCGTGGATGCCATCTTTGCCATCCTCTTCAGAAACGTGGGCTTTTAG
- a CDS encoding ABC transporter ATP-binding protein: protein MTEVMHNRRIEGAVGDYAPPQDVKPLVQAVDLWTEFGEGASRFAVHQDLNFDVYPGEILALVGGSGTGKTVLLRQILGLLSPSRGTVTVDGRPSREVISGELAASQVGMLFQQGALYSAFNVLDNIAFALREQGTLPDAVVRDAAMVKLQMVGLKPEHASRMPADLSGGMIKRVALARALMMDPPLLLLDEPTAGLDPKGSDEFCELLRDIHAELGLTVIMVTHDLDTLFALSTRVAVLAEKKVLFTGAPRDVAQIKHPFIEHFFQGERGRRAMAPVQGGAAAEES from the coding sequence ATGACAGAGGTGATGCACAACCGCCGTATCGAGGGGGCTGTGGGCGACTACGCGCCGCCGCAGGATGTGAAGCCCCTGGTGCAGGCGGTGGACCTGTGGACCGAGTTTGGCGAGGGTGCATCGCGCTTTGCCGTGCACCAGGACTTGAATTTCGATGTCTACCCGGGCGAGATTCTGGCCCTGGTGGGCGGCTCCGGCACGGGCAAGACCGTGCTGCTGCGCCAGATCCTGGGCCTGCTTTCGCCTTCGCGCGGCACGGTGACCGTAGATGGCCGGCCCTCGCGCGAGGTCATCAGCGGTGAGCTGGCGGCGAGTCAGGTGGGCATGCTGTTCCAGCAGGGGGCGCTGTATTCGGCCTTCAATGTGCTGGACAACATCGCGTTTGCATTGCGCGAGCAGGGCACCTTGCCCGATGCCGTGGTGCGCGATGCGGCCATGGTCAAGCTGCAGATGGTGGGTCTCAAGCCGGAACATGCCTCGCGCATGCCCGCAGACCTGTCGGGCGGCATGATCAAGCGTGTGGCGCTGGCGCGTGCGCTGATGATGGATCCGCCGCTGCTGCTGCTGGACGAACCCACCGCCGGACTCGATCCCAAGGGCTCTGACGAGTTCTGTGAGCTGCTGCGCGATATCCATGCCGAGCTGGGCCTGACCGTGATCATGGTCACTCACGACCTGGATACGCTGTTTGCGCTGTCCACGCGTGTGGCCGTGCTGGCCGAGAAAAAAGTGCTGTTCACCGGAGCCCCACGCGACGTGGCCCAGATCAAGCACCCGTTTATCGAACATTTCTTCCAGGGAGAGCGTGGCCGCCGAGCCATGGCCCCGGTGCAAGGCGGCGCGGCCGCAGAGGAAAGCTGA
- a CDS encoding MlaD family protein, producing the protein MENKSHAMAAGIFVLVVAALLAGLAVWLTRDNREYQLYEMSTKDGVSGLQPQATVRYKGVPVGKVVRIGFDPQIPGNVLIRIAVGEDTPVTPATYAQLGYQGVTGLAHIQLDDDSRASQPLKPGPSGLPRLPMKSSPLNMLADQGPVLLERVDEISRRLNAMLGEDNQKRVSAALDNIAAASGGIKDLAETMNKTAKDFPQLTADAHQTLQSLTKAGNAATGVATDLQQTVRKVNAPDGPLQQIAEGTQALSQAAESLGRSTLPRMNGAADDVSRAARTMGAAAGRFNDNPQSVIYGQGLGQPGPGEPGFVAPAK; encoded by the coding sequence ATGGAAAACAAGTCCCATGCCATGGCTGCCGGCATTTTCGTGCTGGTGGTTGCGGCCCTGCTGGCAGGGCTGGCCGTCTGGCTGACGCGCGACAACCGCGAATACCAGCTCTACGAAATGTCCACCAAGGATGGTGTCAGCGGTCTGCAGCCCCAGGCCACGGTGCGCTACAAGGGCGTACCCGTGGGCAAGGTGGTGCGCATCGGTTTTGACCCGCAGATTCCCGGCAATGTGCTGATTCGCATTGCCGTGGGTGAGGACACGCCGGTCACGCCGGCCACTTATGCACAGCTCGGCTATCAGGGGGTGACGGGGCTGGCCCATATCCAGCTCGACGACGACAGCCGGGCTTCGCAGCCGCTCAAGCCCGGGCCCAGCGGCCTGCCGCGCCTGCCCATGAAGTCCTCGCCGCTGAACATGCTGGCCGACCAGGGCCCGGTGCTGCTGGAGCGGGTTGACGAAATTTCACGCCGTCTCAATGCCATGCTGGGCGAGGACAACCAGAAGCGCGTGAGCGCGGCGCTGGACAATATCGCGGCTGCATCCGGGGGGATCAAGGATCTGGCCGAGACCATGAACAAGACGGCCAAGGACTTTCCTCAGCTCACGGCAGATGCGCACCAGACCCTGCAGTCCCTGACCAAGGCCGGCAATGCCGCCACGGGCGTGGCGACCGATCTGCAGCAGACCGTGCGCAAGGTGAATGCGCCCGACGGCCCGCTGCAGCAGATTGCCGAGGGCACGCAGGCCCTGTCGCAGGCGGCCGAATCGCTGGGGCGCAGCACCTTGCCGCGCATGAACGGCGCGGCCGACGATGTCTCGCGCGCTGCGCGCACCATGGGCGCGGCGGCAGGCCGCTTCAATGACAACCCGCAATCCGTCATCTACGGCCAGGGCCTGGGCCAGCCGGGCCCCGGCGAGCCCGGTTTCGTGGCTCCGGCCAAGTGA
- a CDS encoding ABC-type transport auxiliary lipoprotein family protein: MADTKISFTGRGAWRLLGTSSLVLALAACSGLPTAPTQPVRYDLGVADLAAPAANAAAASVAPVPLVLAEVQAPGLPEGLTAMFYRLNYSDSQQLRAYQNARWSLPPSQMVEQRLRMRLGLERPVLSGKDNVRPLLADKRSIAQLRVTVDEFNQVFDSASSSRALLRLSASLIGAGESAGNQLLGQKVFTVEVPSSSADAAGGAQAMARAVDEAAAQLSRWLQGYGR; encoded by the coding sequence ATGGCAGACACAAAGATTTCATTCACCGGCCGTGGAGCATGGCGATTGCTGGGCACTTCTTCGCTGGTGCTGGCGCTTGCCGCCTGCTCGGGCCTGCCCACGGCACCCACGCAGCCGGTGCGCTATGACCTGGGCGTGGCCGACCTGGCCGCGCCGGCCGCGAATGCAGCTGCCGCTTCGGTGGCGCCGGTGCCGCTGGTGCTGGCCGAAGTCCAGGCTCCGGGTCTGCCCGAGGGCCTGACGGCCATGTTCTACCGCCTGAACTACAGCGACAGCCAGCAGCTGCGTGCCTACCAGAACGCGCGCTGGAGCCTGCCTCCGTCCCAGATGGTGGAGCAGCGCCTGCGCATGCGTCTGGGGCTGGAGCGCCCCGTGCTCTCGGGCAAGGACAATGTCCGCCCCCTGCTGGCCGACAAGCGCTCGATTGCGCAGCTGCGCGTGACGGTGGACGAGTTCAACCAGGTCTTTGACAGTGCCAGCAGCAGCCGTGCGCTGCTGCGTCTGAGCGCCAGCCTGATCGGTGCCGGCGAGAGTGCAGGCAACCAGTTGCTGGGCCAGAAGGTGTTCACGGTCGAAGTGCCATCCAGCTCAGCCGATGCGGCAGGAGGTGCCCAGGCCATGGCGCGCGCCGTGGACGAGGCGGCGGCCCAGCTCAGCCGCTGGCTGCAGGGCTACGGGCGCTAG
- a CDS encoding hemerythrin domain-containing protein produces MASLEWNAALILDFPVMDAVHEEFVALLAQVEAAADEQLCALWDELIAHTQQHFDQEDRWMQTTGFATGNCHSQQHKVVLAVLREGAVKGEQGDLATIRHMAAELGPWFSHHAQNMDAALALHMRRAGFDPVTGAVLVPEALPAEPITGCGGACGEAEKREVVTA; encoded by the coding sequence ATGGCCAGCCTCGAATGGAATGCCGCTCTCATCCTGGATTTTCCCGTCATGGACGCGGTGCATGAGGAGTTCGTCGCCCTGCTGGCCCAGGTGGAGGCAGCCGCCGACGAGCAGCTGTGTGCGCTCTGGGACGAGCTGATTGCCCACACCCAGCAGCACTTCGATCAGGAGGACCGCTGGATGCAGACCACGGGATTTGCCACGGGCAACTGCCACAGCCAGCAGCACAAGGTGGTGCTGGCCGTCCTGCGCGAGGGGGCGGTCAAGGGAGAGCAAGGTGATCTGGCCACCATCCGCCATATGGCGGCCGAGCTGGGTCCTTGGTTCAGCCACCATGCGCAGAACATGGATGCCGCCCTGGCCCTGCACATGCGGCGCGCGGGCTTTGACCCGGTGACCGGCGCGGTGCTGGTGCCCGAGGCTTTGCCTGCAGAGCCGATCACCGGCTGTGGTGGTGCCTGTGGTGAAGCTGAAAAAAGGGAAGTGGTAACTGCCTGA
- a CDS encoding MarC family protein yields MDIKPLITLVAIINPLAIVPFFIHYTAGFDAEQRWQTIRTAAFAAFCVIAVCALLGLQILQFFNISLQSFQVGGGLLLLISAMNMLNARPAEDRPNNATLAAGVEKAAEGNSIAVVPLTIPLLTGPAAMSTVVIYADQARTIWQHVALVGYGVVVAAAIMVCFSLAHPIARVLGKTGINVMTRLMGLILAALAIEVMAGGLIKIFPILASPAIYP; encoded by the coding sequence ATGGATATCAAGCCGCTGATCACCCTGGTCGCCATCATCAACCCGCTGGCCATTGTTCCGTTCTTCATCCACTACACGGCCGGCTTCGATGCAGAGCAGCGCTGGCAGACCATTCGCACCGCCGCCTTTGCTGCCTTCTGCGTGATCGCAGTCTGTGCGCTGCTGGGGTTGCAGATTCTGCAGTTCTTCAACATCTCGCTGCAGAGCTTTCAGGTCGGCGGCGGTCTGCTGCTGCTGATCAGTGCAATGAACATGCTCAACGCCCGCCCTGCCGAAGACCGGCCCAACAATGCCACGCTGGCAGCCGGCGTCGAAAAAGCCGCCGAGGGCAACAGCATCGCCGTCGTGCCTCTGACCATTCCGCTGCTGACCGGGCCTGCCGCCATGTCCACCGTGGTGATCTATGCCGATCAGGCGCGCACCATCTGGCAGCATGTGGCGCTGGTCGGCTATGGCGTGGTGGTGGCGGCCGCCATCATGGTGTGCTTTTCGCTGGCCCACCCGATTGCCCGCGTGCTGGGCAAGACCGGCATCAATGTGATGACCCGGCTCATGGGCCTGATTCTGGCCGCGCTGGCCATCGAGGTGATGGCGGGAGGGCTGATCAAGATCTTCCCCATCCTGGCCTCTCCGGCCATATACCCTTGA
- a CDS encoding dienelactone hydrolase family protein, protein MGSFVELTAVDGVKTPAYVAMPEGQARGAIVVLQEIFGVNSHIRSVADRYAAQGYVAVAPAMFDRVKPDVELGYTEDDMKAGFALKTAVEALPEPGALRDVEAAVAHAAKLVPGGKIGVVGFCWGGLLTWRSACNLASVSAAVCYYGGGMTGEVEASRQALCPVLAHFGSKDHYISLESVEAFKKAQPQAQVHVYDADHGFNCDQRGSYNEAAAALAGERTLAFFAQHLG, encoded by the coding sequence ATGGGCAGCTTTGTTGAACTGACAGCCGTGGATGGCGTAAAAACCCCCGCTTATGTGGCCATGCCCGAGGGCCAGGCACGCGGTGCCATCGTGGTGCTGCAGGAGATCTTCGGCGTGAACTCGCATATCCGCTCCGTGGCAGACCGCTATGCTGCCCAGGGCTATGTGGCCGTGGCCCCCGCCATGTTTGACCGCGTCAAGCCCGATGTGGAGCTGGGCTACACCGAAGATGATATGAAGGCCGGCTTTGCTCTCAAGACTGCGGTGGAAGCCCTGCCCGAGCCTGGCGCGCTGCGCGATGTGGAGGCGGCCGTGGCCCATGCAGCGAAGCTGGTGCCCGGCGGCAAGATCGGTGTGGTGGGCTTTTGCTGGGGCGGCCTGCTGACCTGGCGCTCGGCCTGCAACCTGGCCAGTGTTTCTGCTGCAGTCTGCTATTACGGCGGCGGCATGACGGGCGAGGTGGAAGCCAGCCGTCAGGCGCTGTGCCCGGTGCTGGCCCACTTCGGCAGCAAGGATCACTACATCTCGCTGGAGTCCGTCGAAGCCTTCAAGAAGGCACAGCCCCAGGCACAAGTGCATGTCTACGACGCCGACCACGGCTTCAACTGCGACCAGCGCGGCTCCTACAACGAAGCCGCTGCTGCGTTGGCAGGTGAGCGCACTCTGGCCTTCTTCGCCCAGCATCTGGGTTGA